One Bythopirellula goksoeyrii genomic window, GTTTCAACAAATAGTCGCCGAGGCAAGATCCAAGGTTGAACAACACCTCGCGGAGGCAAAGCGACTATCCAAGAAATTTGAAGACGATCAAAAATTTGCTGGCAAACAGGCACGCCAACAATAATCTATGCATTCTTGATAGTATTCGAGTAGGTTCGCGAGCATGAGGCAACTCCGGCTCTTCAAAAGCCGGAGTTGCTTGTGCTACTTTAATATCTCTTGCTCTTAAACTGAATCTTACAATCGAGTTTATTTCTCTTCTTGTGTCCGAGGGAAGAGTTTACATCGCTTACCAGCTACTTTGCTTCACGATTTGTATACTCATCAAGAGCCGCAGCCGAAGAACTAACCAACATTAAACAGGAACCGAGAATAAACATCCACGTAGCAAGTATTTTGAACGAGGGAAAGAGAAACCCCACACTGCCTACGAAAAACAACATATTCCCGACCAGTCCTACCACTACAAAGAGCCAGGAATACCGTTCAACGAATCTAGAATCTGGAGCATGTCCCTCAATTTTGCTACGTGCGGCACGAGACTTCTCTCGTAAGACTTGCTTCGCGTCGGGATTGAGCATCTTGAGCCTTCGCTTTCGCTCAGAAAGTAAGAATGACGAAGACAACCGCGTTTGTTGCGTCATCGACCCAAGGCATTGCTCGGGCGTCCCTTCCGATCCTAGAAGATGCGAAAATAGGACCATCAATAGGTTACGACAATCCACAACAACCTGACGCACCTGATCTTCGTGCGGTCGTCTTCGTCATAGTATTGATTTCGCAAAGTCACTGTTTGTCTCTCGTGCGACCTTCTTTGCTCCGCTGCTTGTTTACGGTGCGTGCTGCAATTTCTTCGGCCCGGTCTTCTGAACGGCCCCGTTCCTTCTCACTTTCCTTGACATGTTTGTACTGCCTCTCGTCTTTGTCACTCCAGGCTTTTGGCATGATTTGTCCTCCAGGATCCGATTCTTTGGTTTCGTACGAACCGCATTGGTTACTCAATGGTCAACTTGGAACAACTCGACGAAATGAGAGACATGTAACACCCAGATGGCAGAAACTTCTTGAAAACAGTCTCTCCTTAGAGTTGAGTGGGTCTACCACTTCGATATTGCTTGTCTGCCAGCTTAGAATTCGTCACAATATACTCACAGTTACTTTTTTGTGAGCAATCGTCATGCCGAAATATTCTGCCTCCAAGACAACTCCGAATTCGCCTCCACCACTAGCTCTGGTCGGCATGGGTTCGGCGGCGGGAGGTTTAGAAGCACTTGAGCAATTCTTTGCTGCCATGCCTGGCGATTTGGGTCTTGCAATAGTCATCATTCAGCATCTGGCCACTGATGGCAGCATCGATCTAGCTGAATTGGTTGGCAGGATCTCTCCACTTCCAGTTCGCCAACTCAACGCAAAGCCGGTGTTGCCTGAGCCTGATCACGTCTACGTGGCCGGTGAGCAATGCCAGGT contains:
- a CDS encoding YrhK family protein gives rise to the protein MVLFSHLLGSEGTPEQCLGSMTQQTRLSSSFLLSERKRRLKMLNPDAKQVLREKSRAARSKIEGHAPDSRFVERYSWLFVVVGLVGNMLFFVGSVGFLFPSFKILATWMFILGSCLMLVSSSAAALDEYTNREAK